From a single bacterium genomic region:
- a CDS encoding beta-lactamase family protein — protein MRPVSAGRLRRAAHVARRRPWPRWRLARLILQLQERGLISVQDPIAKHLPAWPRATAESVTIHQLLSHTAGIPSYTDDAVLMAHRTVEISLDELCATFQDKPLEFEPGTGWSYSNSGYVILGRIIEAVSGETYEQYLRAHILDPAGMSDTGRDRPGRVRPLRGRLRTGP, from the coding sequence ATGCGCCCAGTTTCCGCCGGTCGCCTTCGTCGCGCTGCCCACGTAGCCCGTCGCCGTCCATGGCCACGGTGGCGCCTTGCCCGCCTGATCCTGCAGCTGCAGGAGCGGGGACTGATCTCGGTCCAGGACCCGATCGCGAAGCACCTGCCGGCATGGCCCAGGGCGACCGCCGAGAGCGTCACCATTCACCAGCTGCTCTCCCATACTGCCGGCATTCCCAGCTACACCGACGACGCGGTCCTGATGGCGCACCGGACGGTCGAAATCTCACTGGACGAGCTGTGCGCGACGTTCCAGGACAAGCCCCTGGAGTTCGAACCGGGAACGGGCTGGAGCTACAGCAACTCCGGGTACGTGATCCTCGGCCGCATCATCGAGGCCGTCTCGGGCGAGACGTACGAGCAGTACCTTCGCGCGCACATCCTCGACCCGGCCGGCATGAGCGACACCGGTCGCGATCGACCCGGCCGTGTTCGCCCGTTGCGTGGGCGACTACGAACTGGCCCCTGA